A region from the Stigmatella erecta genome encodes:
- a CDS encoding SpoIID/LytB domain-containing protein yields MAARAPGGYGPAAVFKAVPVHLLLLLAACATPQPSAPGSATAAAEARPALAPDAATALPPLPLEDPLEQGLEAPSSLQRLDFRGGEPQVPIRLMEGRAEVTFLPRGRMRLRFGGPANKVLEAPAGTPWKVRVTQGQPAVLTARIQLGEFRFADKAGLAEAQETWQARGLFVRVHVLGALYGIAGKVIDNRRYLLLEEEARTPQKGLERQAELLRQFGVQTALFEEVHTPSRGILEVRDGSGTVVGLAQDSLRAETREGAGFDVRRVEHSVGYDNHGFEDRSFRGALHFTVDRFGTLAVVNEVRLEDLLKGLVPAEIFARAHMEALKAQAVTARGEVLAKVGTKHLGDPYLLCSEQHCAVYRGRTGEAASTNAAVDATRGEALFAQDGRLVDSVYSAVCGGHTEDNDVVWGGPPDSNLRGRPDLLEPSEAGPTPAALDDFLGDADMPAACQRSSFAQPSKFRWERRFTAAQVNALTEKLGIGPVQAMNLSERGVSGRARVLTISGERGATQVRGELNIRRLFGMLNSSMARVEAARDGDGRPRSWTFRGGGWGHGVGMCQTGAIGRAEAGHSYRDILRHYYNGAEVTPIY; encoded by the coding sequence GTGGCGGCCCGGGCGCCAGGCGGGTACGGTCCCGCCGCCGTGTTCAAGGCCGTTCCCGTCCACCTCCTGCTGCTCCTCGCCGCGTGCGCCACGCCCCAGCCCTCCGCCCCGGGCTCCGCGACGGCCGCCGCCGAGGCGCGCCCCGCTCTCGCCCCGGACGCCGCCACGGCCCTCCCGCCGCTGCCCCTGGAGGACCCCCTGGAGCAGGGCCTCGAGGCCCCCTCCTCCTTGCAGCGCCTCGACTTCCGGGGCGGCGAGCCGCAGGTGCCCATCCGGCTCATGGAGGGCCGCGCCGAGGTGACGTTCCTGCCCCGGGGCCGGATGCGGCTGCGCTTCGGCGGCCCCGCGAACAAGGTGCTGGAGGCCCCGGCGGGCACGCCGTGGAAGGTGCGGGTGACGCAGGGCCAGCCCGCGGTGCTCACGGCGCGGATTCAGCTGGGCGAGTTCCGCTTCGCGGACAAGGCCGGGCTGGCGGAGGCCCAGGAGACCTGGCAGGCGCGGGGGCTGTTCGTGCGCGTCCACGTGCTGGGCGCGCTCTACGGCATCGCGGGCAAGGTCATCGACAACCGGCGCTACCTCCTCTTGGAGGAGGAGGCCCGCACGCCGCAGAAGGGCCTGGAGCGGCAGGCGGAGCTGCTGCGCCAGTTCGGCGTGCAGACGGCGCTCTTCGAGGAGGTGCACACCCCCTCGCGCGGCATCCTCGAGGTGCGCGACGGCTCCGGCACCGTGGTGGGGCTGGCGCAGGACTCCCTGCGGGCGGAGACGCGCGAGGGCGCGGGCTTCGACGTGCGGCGGGTGGAGCACTCCGTGGGCTACGACAACCATGGCTTCGAGGACCGGAGCTTCCGGGGCGCGCTGCACTTCACGGTGGACCGCTTCGGCACGCTGGCGGTGGTGAACGAGGTGCGGCTGGAGGATCTGCTCAAGGGGCTGGTGCCCGCGGAGATCTTCGCCCGCGCGCACATGGAGGCGCTCAAGGCCCAGGCCGTCACGGCGCGCGGCGAGGTGCTCGCCAAGGTGGGCACCAAGCACCTGGGAGACCCCTACCTGCTGTGCTCCGAGCAGCACTGCGCCGTGTACCGGGGACGCACGGGCGAGGCGGCCAGCACGAACGCCGCGGTGGACGCCACGCGGGGCGAGGCCCTCTTCGCCCAGGATGGGCGGCTGGTGGACTCCGTCTACAGCGCGGTGTGCGGCGGCCATACGGAGGACAACGACGTGGTGTGGGGCGGCCCGCCGGATTCGAACCTGCGGGGACGGCCGGACCTGCTGGAGCCGTCGGAGGCGGGGCCCACGCCGGCAGCGCTGGATGACTTCCTGGGGGACGCGGACATGCCGGCCGCGTGCCAGCGCTCCAGCTTCGCGCAGCCCAGCAAGTTCCGGTGGGAGCGGCGCTTCACGGCCGCCCAGGTGAACGCCCTCACGGAGAAGCTCGGCATCGGCCCGGTGCAGGCCATGAACCTCTCGGAGCGGGGCGTGTCCGGCCGCGCCCGCGTGCTGACGATTTCCGGGGAGCGCGGGGCCACCCAAGTCCGGGGCGAGCTGAACATCCGCAGGCTCTTCGGCATGCTCAACAGCAGCATGGCCCGGGTGGAGGCGGCCCGGGACGGCGACGGCCGGCCCCGGAGCTGGACCTTCCGGGGCGGCGGCTGGGGACACGGCGTCGGCATGTGTCAGACAGGCGCCATTGGGCGGGCCGAGGCCGGACACAGTTACCGCGACATCCTGCGCCATTATTACAACGGGGCCGAAGTCACCCCCATCTATTAG
- the metF gene encoding methylenetetrahydrofolate reductase [NAD(P)H] — MKIRNRLNPSNPCFSFEFFPPKTDEGTENLLKTVEELAPLEPGFVSVTYGAGGSTRDKTLGLVTRIKQTTGIEAMAHLTCVGHTRDELREVLQQLETAKLDNVLVLRGDPPRGQTAFEPTPGGFRYASELVEFIREEDFNFCVGGACYPEGHVETESRDDDLQHLKAKVDAGLDFIITQLFFDNAFYFDFVERARRAGINVPIVPGIMPITNVEQVQRFTRMCGATVPMRLGLQLDRVKDQPDAVVQLGVAHATVQCMELLSRGVPGIHFYTLNKSPATRMILGALRSRS; from the coding sequence ATGAAGATCCGCAATCGTTTGAATCCATCCAACCCCTGCTTCTCGTTCGAATTCTTTCCACCGAAGACCGATGAGGGGACCGAGAACCTCCTGAAGACGGTGGAGGAGCTGGCGCCGCTGGAGCCCGGCTTCGTCTCGGTCACGTATGGGGCGGGCGGCAGCACGCGCGACAAGACCCTGGGGCTGGTGACGCGCATCAAACAGACCACCGGCATCGAGGCGATGGCGCACCTGACGTGCGTGGGCCACACCCGCGACGAGCTGAGGGAGGTGCTCCAGCAGCTGGAGACCGCCAAGCTGGACAACGTGCTGGTGCTGCGAGGTGACCCGCCCCGGGGCCAGACGGCGTTCGAGCCCACGCCGGGCGGCTTCCGCTACGCCTCGGAGCTGGTGGAGTTCATCCGGGAGGAGGACTTCAACTTCTGCGTCGGCGGGGCGTGCTACCCGGAGGGCCACGTGGAGACGGAGTCCCGCGACGATGACCTCCAGCACCTGAAGGCCAAGGTGGACGCGGGGCTGGACTTCATCATCACCCAGCTGTTCTTCGACAACGCCTTCTACTTCGACTTCGTGGAGCGCGCCCGGCGCGCGGGCATCAACGTCCCCATCGTCCCGGGCATCATGCCCATCACCAACGTCGAGCAGGTGCAGCGCTTCACCCGCATGTGCGGCGCCACGGTGCCCATGCGGCTGGGGCTGCAGCTCGACCGCGTGAAGGATCAACCCGACGCGGTGGTGCAGCTCGGGGTGGCGCATGCCACCGTGCAGTGCATGGAGCTGCTCTCGCGGGGGGTTCCCGGCATTCACTTCTACACGCTCAACAAATCCCCCGCGACCCGCATGATTCTGGGCGCCCTGAGGAGCCGTTCATGA
- the gcvH gene encoding glycine cleavage system protein GcvH: MSETVPAGLKYTQDHEWARPQGTVIVVGVTHHAQEALGEVVYVELPKVGATLTAGKQFGVIESTKAVSELFSPLSGKVAKVNDSLTDNPSTVNSDPYGAGWILEIEPSDAKQLDGLLSPEAYSDLLKKA; encoded by the coding sequence ATGTCTGAAACCGTCCCCGCTGGCCTGAAGTACACCCAGGACCACGAGTGGGCCCGCCCTCAGGGCACCGTCATCGTGGTGGGCGTCACCCACCACGCCCAGGAAGCGCTGGGGGAGGTGGTCTATGTGGAGCTGCCCAAAGTGGGCGCCACCCTCACGGCCGGCAAGCAGTTTGGCGTCATCGAGTCCACCAAGGCCGTCTCCGAGCTGTTCTCTCCGCTCAGCGGCAAGGTGGCCAAGGTCAATGACTCCCTCACCGACAACCCCTCCACCGTGAACTCCGACCCGTACGGGGCCGGGTGGATCCTCGAAATCGAGCCGTCGGACGCCAAGCAGCTGGACGGGCTCTTGAGCCCCGAGGCGTACTCGGACCTGCTCAAGAAGGCCTAG
- a CDS encoding TonB family protein, protein MTEGSQRRRRRQEGPGRLLLAFVLALLAHVAFVGVMLLLSHLQVSLPDAGKRLQKPPSAVSMQPLSSEQWAKNRGESKPSKAQAERPRAQEKKEEKKEEQKPNGQVVDVARGNEQKAPDAKYLAERDNKVDKETRAREQTPHYRNATPQRTAPQSREGTGQTEEQPQVAGNNGLGADDAPMSQGQSKPSFELPNSRRKQEIALKTDPEQGPGMAVPNRSESDDVVGNSKRLRVQPGTGASDIEGSSGRAGLPGVASLMPSQAVMDKLIGAAPNDHLRDVEEGDGTYLNTREWKYASFFNRVKQNVGMHWNPGSQLQRRDPTGAIYSGKDRYTLLNITLDQKGMVRDIQIEKSSGLDFLDLEAISSFQRAQPFPNPPAGLLDSDAQVNFSFGFFMEMGGGPGMRLFRRSH, encoded by the coding sequence ATGACCGAAGGCTCCCAGAGGCGGCGGCGCAGGCAGGAAGGGCCGGGACGGCTCCTGCTGGCGTTCGTGCTCGCCCTGCTGGCGCACGTGGCCTTCGTGGGTGTGATGCTCCTGCTCTCCCACCTCCAGGTGTCGCTGCCGGACGCCGGCAAGCGCCTCCAGAAGCCGCCCAGCGCCGTCTCGATGCAGCCGTTGAGCTCCGAGCAGTGGGCGAAGAACCGGGGCGAGTCCAAGCCGTCGAAGGCCCAGGCCGAGCGCCCCCGCGCCCAGGAGAAGAAGGAGGAAAAGAAGGAAGAGCAGAAGCCCAACGGCCAGGTGGTGGACGTGGCCCGGGGCAACGAGCAGAAAGCCCCGGACGCGAAGTACCTGGCCGAGCGCGACAACAAGGTGGACAAGGAGACCCGGGCCCGGGAGCAGACGCCCCACTACCGGAACGCCACCCCCCAGCGCACCGCGCCCCAGTCGCGCGAGGGCACCGGGCAGACCGAGGAGCAGCCCCAGGTGGCGGGCAACAACGGGCTGGGCGCGGACGACGCGCCCATGAGCCAGGGCCAGAGCAAGCCCTCCTTCGAGCTGCCCAACTCGCGGCGCAAGCAGGAGATCGCCCTGAAGACGGACCCCGAGCAAGGCCCGGGGATGGCGGTGCCCAACCGCTCCGAGAGCGACGACGTGGTGGGCAACTCCAAGCGCCTGCGCGTGCAGCCGGGCACGGGGGCCAGCGACATCGAAGGCTCCTCCGGACGGGCGGGGCTGCCGGGCGTGGCCAGCCTGATGCCGTCCCAGGCGGTGATGGACAAGCTCATCGGCGCCGCGCCGAACGATCACCTCCGGGACGTGGAGGAAGGCGACGGCACGTACCTCAACACCCGCGAGTGGAAGTACGCGAGCTTCTTCAACCGCGTGAAACAGAACGTGGGCATGCACTGGAATCCGGGCAGCCAGTTGCAGCGAAGAGACCCCACGGGCGCCATCTACAGCGGCAAGGACCGCTACACGCTCCTCAACATCACCCTGGACCAGAAGGGCATGGTGCGCGACATCCAGATCGAAAAGTCCAGCGGGCTGGACTTCCTGGATCTGGAGGCCATCTCGTCCTTCCAGCGCGCCCAGCCCTTCCCCAACCCGCCCGCGGGACTGCTCGACTCGGACGCCCAGGTGAACTTCTCCTTCGGCTTCTTCATGGAAATGGGGGGCGGCCCGGGAATGCGCCTCTTCCGCCGTTCTCACTGA
- a CDS encoding cation diffusion facilitator family transporter, protein MERNRKVRRVLAAMLAANWAVAVAKLAFGLLNRSASVTADGIHSFIDGSSNILGLVAMTAAARPADEDHPYGHGKFEAIASLGIGAMISIAMVELGRMALDTLIHGRHPEVTPTMAVVMLLTLGVNLVVTRVERHYGHQLKSTLLLADANHTLSDVYVTLAVLLSLALVWLGYPSADGVIALAVMVFVARVAYDIIRQAVGILSDTARLDVTQVCELTLSVPGVRSCRDVRSRGMEDSVYVDLKIEVDPQLSTAQAHEVADRVEEKLHAAYSQVVDVVIHVEPAPARLSKASS, encoded by the coding sequence ATGGAGCGGAACCGGAAGGTCCGCCGGGTGCTCGCGGCCATGCTCGCGGCCAACTGGGCCGTGGCCGTGGCCAAGCTGGCCTTCGGCCTGCTCAACCGCTCCGCCTCGGTGACGGCGGACGGCATCCACTCGTTCATCGACGGCAGCTCCAACATCCTGGGGCTGGTGGCCATGACGGCGGCGGCCCGGCCCGCGGACGAGGACCACCCCTACGGCCACGGCAAGTTCGAGGCCATCGCCTCGCTGGGCATCGGGGCGATGATCAGCATCGCCATGGTGGAGCTGGGCCGGATGGCGCTGGACACGCTCATCCACGGCCGGCACCCCGAGGTGACGCCCACGATGGCGGTGGTCATGCTGCTCACCCTGGGGGTCAACCTCGTCGTCACCCGCGTGGAGCGCCACTACGGGCACCAGCTCAAGAGCACGTTGCTGCTGGCGGATGCCAACCACACGCTCTCGGACGTGTACGTCACGCTGGCGGTGCTGCTGTCGCTGGCGCTCGTGTGGCTGGGCTACCCCAGCGCGGACGGGGTGATTGCCCTGGCCGTCATGGTGTTCGTGGCGCGGGTGGCCTATGACATCATCCGGCAGGCGGTGGGCATTCTGTCGGACACGGCGCGGCTGGACGTGACGCAGGTCTGCGAGCTGACCCTGAGCGTGCCCGGGGTGCGCTCCTGCCGCGACGTGCGCAGCCGGGGCATGGAGGACAGCGTCTACGTGGACCTGAAGATCGAGGTGGACCCTCAGCTCTCCACGGCCCAGGCGCACGAGGTGGCCGACCGGGTGGAGGAGAAGCTGCACGCCGCCTACTCCCAGGTGGTGGATGTGGTCATCCACGTGGAGCCCGCCCCCGCCCGGCTCTCGAAGGCCTCGAGCTGA
- the gcvT gene encoding glycine cleavage system aminomethyltransferase GcvT → MALRTPLNEAHRKLGARMVDFVGWDMPVQYSSVIAEHEAVRQAAGLFDVSHMGEIEFTGPGALETANRLISNDLARCQDGQAVYAGLLTPEGTFVDDVVAYRFSPERIFICVNSSNRAKDFAWMSEHAQGVKPVDRSDDFAQIAVQGPKAEGLVQRLTKTEVSKARVDTYRFTEGQVAGVPCIISRTGYTGEDGFELYCAPDRAEALWNALLEAGQSDGVKPCGLGARDSLRTEMKYALYGNDIDDAHTALEAGLGWIVKLDKAGGFTGKQALEKQKAEGVKRKLVGFELTGSGIPRHGYPILHEGQRVGEVTSGTMGPSVKKPIGMGYVPTALAAEGSTFDVEIRGRAVAARVVKTPFWKKP, encoded by the coding sequence ATGGCCTTGCGCACGCCCCTCAACGAGGCCCACCGTAAGCTGGGCGCTCGGATGGTCGATTTCGTGGGCTGGGACATGCCCGTTCAGTACTCCTCCGTCATCGCCGAGCACGAGGCCGTCCGCCAGGCCGCCGGGCTCTTCGATGTCTCGCACATGGGGGAGATTGAATTCACCGGCCCGGGGGCCCTGGAGACCGCCAACCGGCTCATCTCCAACGACTTGGCCCGCTGCCAGGACGGGCAGGCCGTCTACGCGGGCCTGCTGACCCCGGAGGGCACGTTCGTGGACGACGTGGTCGCCTACCGGTTCTCCCCCGAGCGCATCTTCATCTGCGTCAACTCCAGCAACCGCGCCAAGGACTTCGCCTGGATGAGCGAGCACGCCCAGGGCGTGAAGCCCGTGGACCGCAGCGACGACTTCGCGCAGATCGCCGTGCAGGGCCCCAAGGCCGAGGGCCTGGTGCAGCGCCTGACGAAGACGGAGGTCTCCAAGGCCCGGGTGGACACCTACCGCTTCACCGAGGGCCAGGTGGCCGGAGTTCCCTGCATCATCTCCCGGACCGGGTACACCGGCGAGGACGGCTTCGAGCTGTACTGCGCGCCGGACCGCGCCGAGGCGCTCTGGAACGCGCTCCTGGAGGCCGGCCAGTCCGACGGGGTGAAGCCGTGTGGCCTGGGCGCCCGCGACAGCCTGCGCACGGAGATGAAGTACGCCCTCTACGGCAACGACATCGATGATGCGCACACGGCCCTGGAGGCGGGCCTGGGGTGGATCGTCAAGCTCGACAAGGCCGGAGGCTTCACGGGCAAGCAGGCCCTGGAGAAGCAGAAGGCCGAGGGGGTGAAGCGCAAGCTGGTGGGCTTCGAGCTGACCGGCAGCGGCATTCCCCGCCACGGCTACCCCATCCTCCACGAGGGCCAGCGGGTGGGCGAGGTCACCAGCGGCACCATGGGCCCCTCGGTCAAGAAGCCCATCGGCATGGGTTACGTGCCCACGGCGCTGGCCGCCGAGGGCTCCACCTTCGATGTGGAAATCCGGGGCCGTGCCGTGGCGGCCCGCGTGGTCAAGACGCCTTTCTGGAAGAAGCCTTAA
- the gcvP gene encoding aminomethyl-transferring glycine dehydrogenase, with protein sequence MSLNWKYQESFAGRHIGPDEHELKSMLEALGASSLDAFIGQVVPSAIRSAEPLRLGAAQDEHELLAVLEGIAAKNQLFKSFIGLGYFDTHTPNVILRNIFQNPGWYTQYTPYQAEIAQGRLEALLNYQTMVMDLTGMEVANASMLDEGTAAAEAMTLALNVKGEKGGAFFVSDSCHPQTLDVVRTRAEPLGVEVVVGDHRTVDLASKKFFGALVQYPATDGVVHDYRAFASEVHAFGGLLIMATDLLALTLLTPPGELGADVAVGSAQRFGVPMGYGGPHAAFFATKSAYTRLMPGRLIGVSEDAQGRRALRMALQTREQHIRREKATSNICTAQVLLAVIAGMYAVYHGPKGLKAIAERVHGLTTLLARGLEKLGHKPKHAEFFDTLRVELTPQQVRSVLSGAESKGLNFRRIDERSIGLSLDETTRPSDVEAILSVFGAWQPQGSRLEALGEGLVSPVQAGLQRKSAYLTHQVFNSYHSETEMLRYIRRLESRDLSLTHSMIPLGSCTMKLNATAEMIPVTWPRFGGLHPFAPTSQAAGYKVIFEQLERMLSEVTGFAGCSLQPNAGSQGEYAGLLVIRAYHQNRGQGHRDVCLIPSSAHGTNPASAVMAGYHVVVTKCDDQGNIDIADLRARAEEYKDRLAALMVTYPSTHGVFEEGIKEICALIHERGGQVYMDGANLNAQVGLMKPGQLGADVCHINLHKTFCIPHGGGGPGMGPICVAPHLTKFLPGHPVITTGGGEAIGAISAAPWGSASILLISWMYMSMMGGEGLTRATKMAILNANYVAKRLDAHYPVLYRGKTGGVAHECIVDLRPLKKTAGVEVEDVAKRLMDYGFHAPTVSFPVAGTLMIEPTESESQAELDRFCEAMISIREEIREIEEGKAPRDNNVLKNAPHTARVLTAPEWNRPYSREKAAFPARWVHESKFWPSVGRLNNVLGDRKLVCSCPPMEDYLTPVPPKAA encoded by the coding sequence ATGTCCCTTAACTGGAAGTATCAGGAGTCCTTCGCCGGACGCCACATCGGCCCGGATGAGCACGAGTTGAAGTCGATGCTGGAGGCGCTCGGCGCCAGCTCCCTCGACGCGTTCATCGGCCAGGTGGTGCCCTCGGCCATCCGCTCCGCGGAGCCCCTGCGGCTGGGCGCCGCCCAGGATGAGCACGAGCTGCTGGCGGTGCTGGAGGGCATCGCGGCGAAGAACCAGCTCTTCAAGTCCTTCATCGGGCTGGGCTACTTCGACACGCACACCCCGAACGTCATCCTGCGCAACATCTTCCAGAACCCGGGCTGGTACACCCAGTACACCCCCTACCAGGCGGAGATCGCCCAGGGCCGGCTGGAGGCGCTGCTCAACTACCAGACGATGGTGATGGACCTGACGGGGATGGAGGTGGCCAACGCCTCCATGCTCGACGAGGGCACCGCGGCCGCCGAGGCCATGACCCTGGCCCTCAACGTCAAGGGCGAGAAGGGCGGCGCCTTCTTCGTCTCCGACTCGTGCCACCCGCAGACGCTCGATGTGGTGCGCACGCGCGCCGAGCCCCTGGGCGTGGAAGTGGTGGTGGGCGACCACCGGACCGTGGACCTGGCCTCGAAGAAGTTCTTCGGCGCGCTCGTGCAGTACCCGGCCACCGATGGCGTGGTGCACGACTACCGGGCCTTCGCCTCCGAGGTTCACGCCTTCGGCGGCCTGCTCATCATGGCCACGGACCTGCTGGCCCTCACGCTGCTCACCCCGCCCGGAGAGCTGGGCGCGGACGTGGCGGTGGGCAGCGCCCAGCGCTTCGGCGTCCCCATGGGGTATGGCGGCCCGCACGCGGCCTTCTTCGCCACGAAGAGCGCCTACACGCGCCTGATGCCCGGCCGCCTCATCGGCGTGTCCGAGGATGCCCAGGGCCGACGCGCCTTGCGCATGGCGCTCCAGACGCGCGAGCAGCACATCCGCCGCGAGAAGGCCACGAGCAACATCTGCACCGCGCAGGTGCTGCTGGCCGTCATCGCCGGCATGTACGCCGTCTACCACGGGCCCAAGGGGCTCAAGGCCATCGCGGAGCGGGTGCACGGGCTGACCACGCTCCTGGCGCGGGGGCTGGAGAAGCTCGGCCACAAGCCGAAGCACGCCGAGTTCTTCGACACCCTGCGCGTGGAGCTGACGCCGCAGCAGGTGCGCTCGGTGCTCTCCGGCGCCGAGTCGAAGGGGCTGAACTTCCGCCGCATCGACGAGCGCTCCATCGGCCTGTCCCTGGACGAGACGACGCGCCCCTCCGACGTGGAGGCCATCCTCTCGGTGTTCGGCGCGTGGCAGCCGCAGGGCTCGCGCCTGGAGGCGCTGGGCGAGGGGCTCGTGAGCCCGGTGCAGGCGGGGCTCCAGCGCAAGAGCGCGTACCTCACGCACCAGGTCTTCAACAGCTACCACTCCGAGACGGAGATGCTGCGGTACATCCGCCGGCTGGAGTCGAGAGACCTGTCGCTCACGCACTCGATGATTCCGCTGGGCTCCTGCACCATGAAGCTCAACGCCACGGCGGAGATGATCCCCGTCACGTGGCCGCGCTTCGGCGGGCTGCACCCCTTCGCGCCCACCTCGCAGGCGGCGGGCTACAAGGTCATCTTCGAGCAGCTGGAGCGCATGCTGTCGGAGGTGACAGGGTTCGCGGGCTGCTCGCTGCAGCCCAACGCGGGCAGCCAGGGCGAGTACGCGGGCCTGCTCGTCATCCGCGCGTACCACCAGAACCGGGGGCAGGGGCACCGGGACGTGTGCCTCATCCCGTCCTCCGCGCACGGCACCAACCCGGCCTCGGCGGTCATGGCCGGCTACCACGTGGTCGTCACCAAGTGCGATGACCAGGGCAACATCGACATCGCGGACCTGCGCGCCCGGGCGGAGGAGTACAAGGACCGGCTCGCGGCGCTGATGGTGACGTACCCGTCCACCCACGGCGTGTTCGAGGAGGGCATCAAGGAGATCTGCGCCCTCATCCACGAGCGCGGCGGCCAGGTCTACATGGACGGGGCGAACCTGAACGCCCAGGTGGGGTTGATGAAGCCGGGGCAGCTCGGCGCGGATGTCTGCCACATCAACTTGCACAAGACGTTCTGCATCCCGCACGGCGGTGGCGGCCCGGGCATGGGCCCCATCTGCGTGGCGCCGCACCTGACCAAGTTCCTGCCCGGCCATCCGGTCATCACCACGGGCGGCGGGGAGGCCATCGGCGCCATCTCGGCGGCGCCGTGGGGCAGCGCCAGCATCCTGCTCATCTCGTGGATGTACATGTCGATGATGGGCGGGGAGGGGCTCACGCGGGCCACGAAGATGGCCATCCTCAACGCCAACTACGTGGCGAAGCGGCTGGATGCGCACTACCCGGTGCTCTACCGCGGCAAGACGGGCGGCGTGGCGCACGAGTGCATCGTGGACCTGCGGCCGCTGAAGAAGACCGCGGGCGTCGAGGTAGAGGACGTGGCCAAGCGGCTCATGGACTACGGCTTCCACGCGCCCACGGTGTCCTTCCCCGTGGCGGGCACGCTGATGATCGAGCCCACGGAGAGCGAGTCCCAGGCGGAGCTGGACCGCTTCTGCGAGGCGATGATCTCCATCCGCGAGGAGATCCGCGAAATCGAAGAGGGCAAGGCGCCCCGGGACAACAACGTCCTGAAGAACGCCCCCCACACGGCGCGCGTGCTGACGGCGCCCGAGTGGAACCGCCCCTACTCGCGCGAGAAGGCCGCATTCCCCGCCCGGTGGGTCCACGAGAGCAAGTTCTGGCCCTCCGTGGGACGGCTCAACAACGTGCTCGGCGACCGCAAGCTCGTCTGCTCCTGCCCGCCGATGGAGGACTACCTCACGCCGGTGCCTCCCAAGGCCGCTTAG